In a genomic window of Drosophila takahashii strain IR98-3 E-12201 chromosome 3L, DtakHiC1v2, whole genome shotgun sequence:
- the LOC123002446 gene encoding uncharacterized protein — protein MSLSCSAKKCEFNGVIAGETYLLCWLCENTAHCKCAGVGVHGRIGDLISKRIGFLWTCSACREITDEMRSFMRQTRTGFREIKKLFSHLHEKLIAVESQFNGLKIIKETPTKLSSPPTGQLINHLTPTIPPSSMRDPGSSNSSLMYASLVSANASENDKNYVSSNNLVPPLPGPLLLCPTIESAMSPTRLAIPAPVLNFVTPKSICADLAPGSHPEPDPGALQFNLPQSANAVPSVSSVKTAPPVSSGQVSSVVHNVHNGPGSSKRNRRPLLAAVNNGHNGRRKQ, from the coding sequence ATGAGTCTATCCTGCTCAGccaaaaaatgcgagttcaacGGCGTTATTGCTGGCGAAACTTATTTGTTGTGCTGGCTATGCGAGAATACTGCGCATTGCAAGTGCGCCGGTGTCGGCGTACATGGTCGTATTGGGGATCTTATTTCCAAAAGAATTGGATTTCTTTGGACTTGCTCCGCGTGCCGTGAGATTACGGACGAGATGCGTTCCTTCATGCGGCAAACTCGAACTGGCTTCAGGGAGATCAAGAAGCTGTTTAGTCACCTTCACGAGAAGCTGATAGCCGTTGAGTCCCAGTTTAAtgggctaaaaataattaaggaaaCTCCAACAAAGCTTTCTTCCCCTCCAACTGGCCAATTAATAAACCACCTTACTCCTACTATTCCACCTTCATCCATGAGGGATCCTGGCTCCTCCAATAGCTCACTAATGTACGCTTCATTAGTTTCTGCCAACGCCAGTGAAAACGATAAAAACTACGTATCCTCGAATAACCTTGTGCCTCCACTGCCGGGTCCTTTATTATTGTGCCCTACCATTGAATCAGCCATGTCTCCTACTAGATTGGCAATTCCTGCTCCAGTGCTTAATTTTGTTACTCCTAAGTCTATCTGTGCAGACCTGGCCCCTGGCTCTCATCCTGAGCCTGATCCTGGTGCCTTACAATTCAACCTTCCACAATCCGCCAACGCGGTACCGTCGGTATCCTCCGTTAAAACGGCTCCGCCAGTATCCTCTGGTCAAGTATCGTCGGTTGTACATAATGTACATAATGGTCCTGGTTCCTCCAAAAGAAATCGCAGGCCCCTCCTGGCTGCGGTTAATAATGGTCATAATGGCAGGCGCAAACAGTAG